A window from Triticum aestivum cultivar Chinese Spring chromosome 6D, IWGSC CS RefSeq v2.1, whole genome shotgun sequence encodes these proteins:
- the LOC123144215 gene encoding protein HASTY 1 isoform X5 — MDASCLPTEAATGADRDSDPPNSGQVRTEEELYVESFLKVSLLLANQELIKVQLHGYKMLQHLLKYRSEKLSSANLLKLMLQLVKSDHDLVLESTDSRSSMPDKRPQNSDWSAAPTGINETISSHQGMDCPILAEHNLLCEAFIIATSCLGIQQYMGMLLCLLNSLNRIWIQMEWNCKYVRTMSGLSNLFSDGQFLKMSYHVVKFCEEKLMNGINEYGACDVFSTALLELIIPLFLWLLRCIHVLWTAEIGVDLLPAEVEKAKTLSCMELDHLLEISDGLYTIDSEESFRENETRALLEGTRQRVYNFIGLCTTIKGAFPKLLESLSVGNAFTEALGCMELRHLGKLIRLVVIPLVKHCPREILEEWTVNLLEPILLECEDRLHGTWFYLLYKRQAHNLFNYGNLVGEDEQINKMGYKLLLEFTRKMSDLLEALAFMEKLLCLYMKMLNLSATRTLSLLKIWTLWHHLLSAACSFHK; from the exons ATGGACGCGTCCTGCCTCCCAACGGAGGCGGCGACGGGTGCCGACCGCGATTCGGACCCTCCAAACTCGGGACAG GTAAGAACAGAAGAGGAACTATACGTGGAATCCTTTCTAAAGGTTTCACTTCTGCTAGCCAACCAGGAGTTGATCAAGGTTCAACTTCATGGCTATAAGATGCTTCAG CATCTCCTGAAATACAGGAGTGAAAAACTTAGCAGCGCTAATCTTCTAAAGTTGATGTTACAGCTGGTTAAATCCGATCATGATTTAGTTTTAGAGAGTACTGACAGTAGAAGCAGCATGCCAGATAAAAGACCCCAGAATAGTGATTGGAGTGCGGCACCCACG GGAATCAATGAAACAATTTCTTCTCACCAAGGAATGGACTGTCCTATCCTTGCAGAGCATAATTTATTATGCGAGGCATTTATTATTGCAACGTCTTGTCTAGG GATTCAGCAATACATGGGTATGCTTCTATGTCTACTTAATTCTCTCAACAGAATATGGATCCAGATGGAGTGGAATTGTAAATATGTGCGTACCATGTCTGGATTGAGCAATTTATTTTCTGATGGTCAATTTTTGAAGATGTCTTATCACGTTGTGAAATTCTGTGAGGAAAAGCTTATGAATGGAATAAACGAGTATGGTGCTTGTGATGTGTTCTCCACAGCTCTTTTGGAATTAATCATTCCTCTATTCTTGTGG CTGCTCCGTTGTATACATGTACTTTGGACGGCGGAAATTGGTGTTGACTTGTTGCCTGCAGAAGTTGAAAAGGCTAAAACCTTGAGCTGTATGGAGCTTGATCATTTGCTTGAAATTTCTGATGGGCTGTATACTATTGACAGTGAGGAATCGTTCCGTGAGAATGAGACAAGGGCACTGTTAGAGGGAACTCGACAGAGGGT GTACAATTTTATAGGTCTGTGTACAACCATTAAGGGGGCATTCCCTAAGTTGTTGGAAAGTCTATCTGTTGGTAATGCGTTCACGGAAGCTTTAGGGTGTATGGAATTGAGACATTTAGGGAAGCTTATCCGTCTTGTAGTTATTCCTCTGGTCAAGCATTGTCCCCGTGAAATCTTGGAGGAGTGGACAGTCAACTTATTAGAGCCCATACTATTGGAGTGCGAGGATAGACTTCATGGTACTTGGTTTTATCTTCTTTATAAAAGACAAGCACACAACCTTTTTAACTATGGTAATCTTGTTGGAGAAGATGAACAAATAAATAAAATGGGATATAAGCTACTGCTAGAGTTTACTCGAAAGATGTCAGATTTGCTTGAGGCCTTAGCATTTATGGAAAAACTGTTGTGCCTCTACATGAAGATGTTAAACCTATCTGCAACAAGGACACTGTCTCTTCTCAAGATTTGGACTCTATGGCACCATCTTCTTTCTGCAG CTTGCAGTTTCCACAAATGA
- the LOC123144215 gene encoding protein HASTY 1 isoform X3, giving the protein MDASCLPTEAATGADRDSDPPNSGQVRTEEELYVESFLKVSLLLANQELIKVQLHGYKMLQHLLKYRSEKLSSANLLKLMLQLVKSDHDLVLESTDSRSSMPDKRPQNSDWSAAPTGINETISSHQGMDCPILAEHNLLCEAFIIATSCLGIQQYMGMLLCLLNSLNRIWIQMEWNCKYVRTMSGLSNLFSDGQFLKMSYHVVKFCEEKLMNGINEYGACDVFSTALLELIIPLFLWLLRCIHVLWTAEIGVDLLPAEVEKAKTLSCMELDHLLEISDGLYTIDSEESFRENETRALLEGTRQRVYNFIGLCTTIKGAFPKLLESLSVGNAFTEALGCMELRHLGKLIRLVVIPLVKHCPREILEEWTVNLLEPILLECEDRLHGTWFYLLYKRQAHNLFNYGNLVGEDEQINKMGYKLLLEFTRKMSDLLEALAFMEKLLCLYMKMLNLSATRTLSLLKIWTLWHHLLSAGFFYIIISLRS; this is encoded by the exons ATGGACGCGTCCTGCCTCCCAACGGAGGCGGCGACGGGTGCCGACCGCGATTCGGACCCTCCAAACTCGGGACAG GTAAGAACAGAAGAGGAACTATACGTGGAATCCTTTCTAAAGGTTTCACTTCTGCTAGCCAACCAGGAGTTGATCAAGGTTCAACTTCATGGCTATAAGATGCTTCAG CATCTCCTGAAATACAGGAGTGAAAAACTTAGCAGCGCTAATCTTCTAAAGTTGATGTTACAGCTGGTTAAATCCGATCATGATTTAGTTTTAGAGAGTACTGACAGTAGAAGCAGCATGCCAGATAAAAGACCCCAGAATAGTGATTGGAGTGCGGCACCCACG GGAATCAATGAAACAATTTCTTCTCACCAAGGAATGGACTGTCCTATCCTTGCAGAGCATAATTTATTATGCGAGGCATTTATTATTGCAACGTCTTGTCTAGG GATTCAGCAATACATGGGTATGCTTCTATGTCTACTTAATTCTCTCAACAGAATATGGATCCAGATGGAGTGGAATTGTAAATATGTGCGTACCATGTCTGGATTGAGCAATTTATTTTCTGATGGTCAATTTTTGAAGATGTCTTATCACGTTGTGAAATTCTGTGAGGAAAAGCTTATGAATGGAATAAACGAGTATGGTGCTTGTGATGTGTTCTCCACAGCTCTTTTGGAATTAATCATTCCTCTATTCTTGTGG CTGCTCCGTTGTATACATGTACTTTGGACGGCGGAAATTGGTGTTGACTTGTTGCCTGCAGAAGTTGAAAAGGCTAAAACCTTGAGCTGTATGGAGCTTGATCATTTGCTTGAAATTTCTGATGGGCTGTATACTATTGACAGTGAGGAATCGTTCCGTGAGAATGAGACAAGGGCACTGTTAGAGGGAACTCGACAGAGGGT GTACAATTTTATAGGTCTGTGTACAACCATTAAGGGGGCATTCCCTAAGTTGTTGGAAAGTCTATCTGTTGGTAATGCGTTCACGGAAGCTTTAGGGTGTATGGAATTGAGACATTTAGGGAAGCTTATCCGTCTTGTAGTTATTCCTCTGGTCAAGCATTGTCCCCGTGAAATCTTGGAGGAGTGGACAGTCAACTTATTAGAGCCCATACTATTGGAGTGCGAGGATAGACTTCATGGTACTTGGTTTTATCTTCTTTATAAAAGACAAGCACACAACCTTTTTAACTATGGTAATCTTGTTGGAGAAGATGAACAAATAAATAAAATGGGATATAAGCTACTGCTAGAGTTTACTCGAAAGATGTCAGATTTGCTTGAGGCCTTAGCATTTATGGAAAAACTGTTGTGCCTCTACATGAAGATGTTAAACCTATCTGCAACAAGGACACTGTCTCTTCTCAAGATTTGGACTCTATGGCACCATCTTCTTTCTGCAG GTTTCTTCTACATCATAATTTCTTTGAGAAGTTGA
- the LOC123144215 gene encoding protein HASTY 1 isoform X6: protein MDASCLPTEAATGADRDSDPPNSGQVRTEEELYVESFLKVSLLLANQELIKVQLHGYKMLQLVKSDHDLVLESTDSRSSMPDKRPQNSDWSAAPTGINETISSHQGMDCPILAEHNLLCEAFIIATSCLGIQQYMGMLLCLLNSLNRIWIQMEWNCKYVRTMSGLSNLFSDGQFLKMSYHVVKFCEEKLMNGINEYGACDVFSTALLELIIPLFLWLLRCIHVLWTAEIGVDLLPAEVEKAKTLSCMELDHLLEISDGLYTIDSEESFRENETRALLEGTRQRVYNFIGLCTTIKGAFPKLLESLSVGNAFTEALGCMELRHLGKLIRLVVIPLVKHCPREILEEWTVNLLEPILLECEDRLHGTWFYLLYKRQAHNLFNYGNLVGEDEQINKMGYKLLLEFTRKMSDLLEALAFMEKLLCLYMKMLNLSATRTLSLLKIWTLWHHLLSAGFFYIIISLRS, encoded by the exons ATGGACGCGTCCTGCCTCCCAACGGAGGCGGCGACGGGTGCCGACCGCGATTCGGACCCTCCAAACTCGGGACAG GTAAGAACAGAAGAGGAACTATACGTGGAATCCTTTCTAAAGGTTTCACTTCTGCTAGCCAACCAGGAGTTGATCAAGGTTCAACTTCATGGCTATAAGATGCTTCAG CTGGTTAAATCCGATCATGATTTAGTTTTAGAGAGTACTGACAGTAGAAGCAGCATGCCAGATAAAAGACCCCAGAATAGTGATTGGAGTGCGGCACCCACG GGAATCAATGAAACAATTTCTTCTCACCAAGGAATGGACTGTCCTATCCTTGCAGAGCATAATTTATTATGCGAGGCATTTATTATTGCAACGTCTTGTCTAGG GATTCAGCAATACATGGGTATGCTTCTATGTCTACTTAATTCTCTCAACAGAATATGGATCCAGATGGAGTGGAATTGTAAATATGTGCGTACCATGTCTGGATTGAGCAATTTATTTTCTGATGGTCAATTTTTGAAGATGTCTTATCACGTTGTGAAATTCTGTGAGGAAAAGCTTATGAATGGAATAAACGAGTATGGTGCTTGTGATGTGTTCTCCACAGCTCTTTTGGAATTAATCATTCCTCTATTCTTGTGG CTGCTCCGTTGTATACATGTACTTTGGACGGCGGAAATTGGTGTTGACTTGTTGCCTGCAGAAGTTGAAAAGGCTAAAACCTTGAGCTGTATGGAGCTTGATCATTTGCTTGAAATTTCTGATGGGCTGTATACTATTGACAGTGAGGAATCGTTCCGTGAGAATGAGACAAGGGCACTGTTAGAGGGAACTCGACAGAGGGT GTACAATTTTATAGGTCTGTGTACAACCATTAAGGGGGCATTCCCTAAGTTGTTGGAAAGTCTATCTGTTGGTAATGCGTTCACGGAAGCTTTAGGGTGTATGGAATTGAGACATTTAGGGAAGCTTATCCGTCTTGTAGTTATTCCTCTGGTCAAGCATTGTCCCCGTGAAATCTTGGAGGAGTGGACAGTCAACTTATTAGAGCCCATACTATTGGAGTGCGAGGATAGACTTCATGGTACTTGGTTTTATCTTCTTTATAAAAGACAAGCACACAACCTTTTTAACTATGGTAATCTTGTTGGAGAAGATGAACAAATAAATAAAATGGGATATAAGCTACTGCTAGAGTTTACTCGAAAGATGTCAGATTTGCTTGAGGCCTTAGCATTTATGGAAAAACTGTTGTGCCTCTACATGAAGATGTTAAACCTATCTGCAACAAGGACACTGTCTCTTCTCAAGATTTGGACTCTATGGCACCATCTTCTTTCTGCAG GTTTCTTCTACATCATAATTTCTTTGAGAAGTTGA